A genomic window from Candidatus Kouleothrix ribensis includes:
- a CDS encoding aminoglycoside phosphotransferase family protein — translation MSQDPAGASADELAELSQLVGAPVLAAERRRWGFENDTRLVTLADGRLLIVQRLSVRAAAQRAIQLGYDLPERLAAVGLRTPRQLAADASVAQPYAVREYIPGQIGASSMGDPAGVLMVARAMGALLPQLARVPAAGLGLADDWADPRRLAHQAEQQLERCRALLGPAGSEQLRATIGQLREHFAGRPGVFAHGDFCPVNVLLEQGRATALIDLEFARIADRLFDVAWWGWVVRYHHPAGWAAAWPVLLETAGITASAANATRVRILQQLRCLEMLDYHAHTPAAAASWAERLHTTLAWDG, via the coding sequence ATGAGCCAAGATCCAGCCGGCGCGAGCGCCGACGAGCTAGCCGAGCTAAGCCAGCTGGTTGGTGCGCCGGTGCTGGCGGCCGAGCGCCGCAGGTGGGGCTTCGAGAACGACACACGCCTCGTGACACTGGCCGATGGCCGCCTGCTGATCGTACAGCGCCTGAGCGTACGCGCGGCCGCACAGCGCGCGATCCAGCTTGGCTACGATCTGCCCGAGCGGCTGGCCGCAGTTGGGCTGCGCACGCCGCGCCAGCTGGCTGCCGACGCCAGCGTGGCGCAACCCTACGCAGTGCGCGAGTATATCCCCGGCCAGATCGGCGCTAGCTCGATGGGCGACCCTGCCGGTGTGCTCATGGTGGCGCGGGCGATGGGCGCGCTGTTGCCCCAGCTGGCGCGCGTGCCGGCCGCCGGGCTGGGCCTGGCAGACGATTGGGCCGACCCCAGGCGGCTGGCACACCAGGCCGAGCAGCAGCTCGAGCGCTGCCGGGCGCTGCTTGGCCCTGCCGGATCTGAACAGCTGCGCGCGACGATCGGCCAGCTGCGCGAGCACTTCGCCGGACGGCCGGGCGTGTTCGCGCATGGCGACTTCTGCCCGGTGAATGTGCTGCTCGAGCAGGGGCGCGCGACTGCGCTGATCGATCTGGAGTTCGCGCGGATCGCCGACCGATTGTTCGATGTAGCCTGGTGGGGCTGGGTAGTACGCTACCACCACCCGGCCGGCTGGGCCGCCGCCTGGCCGGTGCTGCTTGAAACCGCCGGAATCACGGCCAGCGCCGCCAACGCCACGCGGGTGCGCATCCTACAGCAGCTGCGCTGCCTCGAAATGCTCGACTACCACGCGCACACGCCGGCAGCGGCGGCGAGCTGGGCCGAGCGGCTGCACACGACGCTGGCGTGGGACGGTTAG
- a CDS encoding tetratricopeptide repeat-containing sensor histidine kinase, with the protein MTTIVNATASPQLGISAEQADLLNQQAWALRASDTAQALELAEAAQRAAEQLGYRPGLAQSMAILAYCHLRLNNYEHAREHALAALDLFEQVGDLAGQADALNTLGNIYSGLGEHHSALEIYLQSLALRRELGDQRAQAASLNNIGNVYYHLADYPNALESHRRSLAIKRGLGDEQGVAFSLNNIGNIYKDARDFEQARQRYHESLSAFQAIGDSYGEAGALSNLGEVYAALGDPAAALDYYTRSLAIEQAIGNQSGVAESLLLLGQLALAHPGLPAGGDALGYLQRALMYAHELKAQELIYKCHHALSEAFERQGDFAQALEHYRAFYAAERIIFNEALSEKTKKLQILYQVEASQHEAALQRAEAEVARIRNDELAAALANADHQRAIAEQASRTKSELLSISAHDLKNPLNAISGYADLVLMLLDSDSPAREFVEKMLLAAQHMLNIINQVLESNAAESGHVNLHRRHFDLSELAATTVAQNRSLAAQKNQTLRFEAEPGCFVEADDLRLQQVLDNLLSNAIKFSPLGSTIDMRVAHRPAGITASVQDQGPGLTDADLGRAFGKFTRLSAAPTAGESSTGLGLFIVKQLVDLHGGQVLAENNQPGPGSTFMVVLPPGPGVAP; encoded by the coding sequence ATGACAACGATCGTCAACGCAACTGCGTCGCCTCAGCTAGGCATCAGTGCCGAGCAGGCCGACTTGCTGAACCAGCAAGCCTGGGCGTTGCGTGCGTCCGATACTGCTCAGGCGCTCGAGCTGGCCGAAGCGGCCCAGCGCGCCGCCGAGCAGCTCGGCTACCGGCCCGGCCTGGCGCAAAGCATGGCCATCCTGGCCTACTGCCACCTGCGCCTGAACAACTACGAGCACGCCCGCGAGCATGCGCTCGCCGCGCTCGACCTATTCGAGCAGGTTGGCGACCTGGCCGGCCAGGCCGATGCACTCAATACGCTCGGCAATATCTACTCGGGCCTGGGCGAGCATCATAGCGCGCTCGAGATCTACCTCCAAAGCCTGGCACTACGCCGCGAGCTCGGCGACCAGCGTGCCCAGGCCGCCTCGCTGAATAATATCGGCAATGTCTACTATCACCTGGCCGACTACCCCAACGCGCTCGAGTCGCACCGGCGTAGCCTGGCGATCAAACGCGGCCTGGGCGACGAACAAGGCGTGGCGTTTTCGCTGAACAATATCGGCAATATCTACAAAGACGCGCGCGACTTCGAGCAGGCGCGCCAGCGCTACCACGAGAGCCTGAGCGCGTTTCAGGCAATTGGCGATAGCTACGGCGAGGCCGGCGCACTCAGCAACCTGGGCGAGGTCTATGCCGCGCTAGGCGACCCGGCCGCCGCGCTCGATTACTATACGCGAAGCCTGGCGATCGAACAGGCGATCGGCAACCAATCGGGTGTAGCCGAGAGCCTGCTGCTGCTTGGCCAGCTCGCACTGGCGCATCCCGGCCTGCCGGCCGGCGGCGACGCGCTGGGCTACCTGCAGCGTGCGCTGATGTACGCGCACGAGCTCAAGGCCCAGGAGTTGATCTACAAGTGCCACCATGCGCTTTCCGAGGCCTTCGAACGGCAAGGCGATTTTGCCCAGGCACTCGAGCACTACCGCGCGTTCTACGCTGCCGAACGGATCATCTTCAACGAGGCGCTAAGCGAGAAGACCAAGAAGCTCCAGATCCTCTACCAGGTCGAGGCCTCGCAGCACGAGGCCGCGCTCCAGCGCGCCGAGGCCGAGGTTGCGCGTATCCGCAACGACGAGCTGGCCGCAGCCCTGGCCAACGCCGATCACCAGCGCGCAATTGCCGAGCAGGCCAGCCGCACCAAATCCGAACTGCTGTCGATCAGTGCGCACGACCTGAAGAACCCGCTGAATGCGATCAGCGGCTACGCCGACCTTGTGCTCATGCTGCTCGATAGCGATTCACCGGCACGCGAGTTCGTCGAGAAGATGCTGCTGGCGGCGCAGCATATGCTCAACATTATCAACCAGGTGCTCGAATCGAATGCCGCCGAGAGCGGGCACGTCAATCTGCACCGGCGCCACTTCGATCTGTCGGAGCTGGCGGCAACAACAGTGGCCCAGAACCGGTCGTTGGCTGCGCAGAAGAATCAGACCCTGCGATTCGAGGCCGAGCCGGGCTGCTTTGTCGAAGCCGACGACCTGCGCCTGCAGCAGGTGCTCGATAACCTGCTCAGCAATGCGATCAAGTTCTCGCCGCTCGGCAGCACGATCGATATGCGCGTTGCGCATCGGCCGGCCGGCATCACGGCAAGCGTGCAGGATCAGGGGCCGGGCCTGACCGACGCCGACCTCGGACGCGCGTTCGGCAAATTTACGCGCCTGTCGGCGGCCCCGACCGCCGGCGAGAGCTCGACCGGCCTGGGGCTGTTTATTGTGAAGCAGCTGGTCGATCTGCATGGCGGGCAGGTGCTGGCCGAGAACAACCAACCTGGCCCAGGCAGCACCTTCATGGTTGTGCTGCCGCCTGGGCCGGGTGTGGCACCGTGA
- a CDS encoding phasin family protein produces the protein MTEEVEVKVREAAENGKEAGYSFVEALRKLLLAGMGAVALSRDETESFVNRLVERGELAQKDAEKLLHEVQGRLRKNTVGVENQAEKVGSRVEQGMEEFLNRLNIPSKRDIEDLSAKIAQLAARVEELRKQK, from the coding sequence ATGACCGAAGAAGTTGAAGTCAAAGTCCGCGAGGCTGCCGAGAACGGCAAAGAGGCGGGCTATTCGTTTGTCGAGGCGCTGCGCAAGCTGCTGCTGGCCGGCATGGGCGCGGTGGCACTGAGCCGCGACGAAACCGAGTCATTCGTTAACCGGCTGGTCGAGCGCGGCGAGCTGGCCCAGAAGGATGCCGAGAAGCTGCTGCACGAGGTGCAGGGCCGGCTGCGCAAGAACACCGTCGGCGTCGAGAACCAGGCCGAGAAGGTTGGCTCGCGTGTCGAACAGGGGATGGAAGAGTTCCTGAATCGGCTGAACATCCCTTCAAAGCGCGACATCGAGGATCTGAGCGCTAAGATCGCTCAGCTGGCCGCGCGCGTCGAGGAGCTGCGCAAGCAGAAGTAG
- a CDS encoding A/G-specific adenine glycosylase, whose translation MKHDSPIAPATLAAIHAALLAWFAQAGRDLPWRHTRDPYQIMVAEIMLQQTQVDRVIPKYHAFLAAFPTLADLAAAPTAEVIRMWAGLGYNRRAVNMQRTARVVLAEHGGLFPRDLAGLLGLPGIGRYTAGAIACFAFEQDVGFVDTNIRRVLQRLLVGPEEYGAARAAELLALAEAIVPAGRGWHWNQAIMELGALICSAAAPACWRCPLNEWCRAYAERRAADAQAFDITPLARVRKVAERRETPYAGSNRFYRGRVVAELRGLPAGQVLPLRVLGGVLKPGFAEDDMDWLLALVAGLARDGLLAIEGDAVRLP comes from the coding sequence ATGAAGCACGATTCACCGATCGCGCCCGCCACGCTCGCGGCCATCCACGCCGCGCTGCTGGCCTGGTTCGCCCAGGCCGGGCGCGACCTGCCGTGGCGCCACACACGCGATCCATATCAGATCATGGTTGCCGAGATCATGCTTCAGCAGACCCAGGTCGATCGGGTGATCCCCAAGTATCACGCGTTTCTTGCGGCCTTCCCGACGCTGGCCGACCTTGCGGCCGCACCGACTGCCGAGGTCATTCGTATGTGGGCCGGGCTGGGCTACAACCGCCGCGCAGTGAATATGCAGCGTACCGCGCGAGTGGTGCTCGCCGAGCACGGCGGCCTGTTCCCGCGCGATCTGGCGGGCCTGTTGGGGCTGCCAGGGATCGGGCGCTACACTGCCGGCGCGATTGCCTGTTTTGCGTTCGAGCAGGATGTCGGGTTCGTCGACACAAATATCCGGCGGGTGCTACAGCGCCTGCTGGTCGGCCCGGAAGAGTACGGCGCCGCGCGCGCGGCCGAGCTGCTGGCGCTGGCCGAAGCGATCGTGCCGGCCGGCCGTGGTTGGCACTGGAACCAGGCGATCATGGAGCTAGGCGCGCTGATCTGTAGTGCCGCCGCGCCGGCCTGCTGGCGTTGCCCGCTGAACGAATGGTGCCGGGCCTACGCCGAGCGCCGTGCCGCCGATGCGCAGGCGTTCGACATAACGCCGCTCGCGCGCGTGCGCAAGGTTGCCGAGCGCCGCGAAACCCCCTACGCCGGATCGAACCGCTTCTACCGCGGCCGCGTGGTTGCAGAGCTGCGTGGGCTGCCGGCCGGGCAGGTGTTGCCGCTGCGTGTGCTGGGCGGCGTATTGAAGCCCGGCTTCGCCGAGGACGACATGGACTGGCTGCTGGCGCTGGTGGCCGGGCTGGCGCGCGACGGCCTGCTGGCGATCGAGGGCGATGCCGTGCGGCTGCCATAA
- a CDS encoding isoaspartyl peptidase/L-asparaginase — translation MPIALIVHGGAWNIPDDEVAAHQAGCRAALRAGWQVLAQGGSALEAVEAAVRVLEDAPIFDAGVGSVLNRDGDAELDAAVMDGATLRSGAVAAVRRIKNPIVLARHVLESQVILLVGQGAERFAESVGLPLCDPAELIVERERARWEQLHQQGDYRAQDAFGAAREDKAQPEQAGSAPAALPVSAPTGHHLKHPGDTVGCVALDRQGRLAAGTSTGGTANKLPGRVGDSPLIGAGLYADTTTGACSTTGWGESIMKVLLAKTATDLIGAGHEPMAAARAAIDVLARRVGGLGGCILLDAQGRVGFSFNTPRMAYAYRTESGDEIVGI, via the coding sequence ATGCCGATCGCCCTGATCGTTCACGGTGGAGCCTGGAATATTCCCGACGACGAGGTGGCCGCGCACCAGGCCGGCTGCCGCGCGGCGCTACGAGCGGGCTGGCAGGTGCTCGCGCAGGGCGGCAGCGCGCTCGAGGCGGTTGAGGCGGCCGTGCGCGTGCTCGAAGATGCGCCAATCTTCGATGCCGGCGTGGGCAGCGTGCTCAACCGCGACGGCGATGCCGAGCTCGATGCAGCCGTGATGGACGGCGCGACGCTGCGCTCGGGCGCGGTGGCGGCGGTGCGCCGGATCAAGAACCCGATCGTGCTGGCGCGCCATGTGCTCGAGAGCCAGGTGATCTTGCTGGTGGGCCAGGGCGCCGAACGTTTCGCCGAGAGCGTGGGCCTGCCATTGTGCGACCCGGCCGAGCTGATTGTGGAGCGCGAGCGGGCGCGCTGGGAGCAGCTACACCAGCAGGGCGACTACCGCGCCCAGGATGCGTTTGGCGCCGCAAGAGAAGATAAAGCGCAGCCGGAACAGGCGGGCAGCGCCCCGGCAGCCCTGCCTGTCTCTGCACCTACCGGCCACCACCTCAAGCATCCCGGCGACACAGTTGGCTGCGTGGCGCTCGACCGCCAGGGCCGGCTGGCGGCCGGCACCTCGACCGGTGGCACCGCCAACAAGCTGCCTGGCCGCGTGGGCGACTCGCCGCTGATCGGCGCGGGGCTGTACGCCGACACCACCACCGGTGCATGCTCGACCACCGGCTGGGGCGAGTCGATCATGAAGGTGCTGCTGGCCAAGACCGCCACCGACCTGATTGGCGCCGGGCACGAGCCCATGGCAGCCGCGCGTGCCGCGATCGATGTACTGGCGCGGCGCGTTGGTGGCCTGGGCGGCTGCATCCTGCTCGACGCGCAGGGCCGGGTTGGCTTCAGCTTCAACACGCCGCGCATGGCCTACGCCTATCGCACCGAATCAGGCGACGAAATCGTTGGAATATGA
- a CDS encoding response regulator transcription factor, with product MSNLRVLIADDHPVFRFGVRALLDATHDITVVGEATSGDEVIVLAAELHPDIILMDVRMPGANGVDATRHILRVLPQVRVLMVTMFEDDSSVFAALRAGARGYVLKEATNEEIIQAIRTVGNGGAIFSPAIATRLIAFFAQPQFSIPKTIFPELTDREREILDLLARGQSTIDLGNRLGLSSKTISNYISNILTKLHVADRAEAIVRARDAGLGEG from the coding sequence ATGAGCAACCTCCGCGTCCTGATCGCTGACGACCATCCGGTATTTCGCTTTGGGGTACGCGCGCTGCTGGATGCAACGCACGACATCACGGTTGTCGGGGAGGCGACCAGCGGTGATGAAGTGATTGTGCTTGCCGCAGAGCTACATCCTGATATCATCTTGATGGATGTGCGGATGCCAGGCGCCAACGGCGTCGACGCAACTCGCCACATTCTGCGTGTGCTACCGCAGGTGCGGGTGCTGATGGTGACAATGTTCGAAGATGACTCCTCGGTCTTTGCCGCGCTGCGGGCCGGCGCCCGTGGCTATGTCCTCAAGGAAGCGACTAACGAGGAGATCATTCAGGCGATCAGAACCGTAGGCAACGGCGGCGCTATCTTCAGCCCCGCAATTGCCACGCGGTTGATCGCATTCTTTGCGCAGCCGCAGTTCTCGATTCCGAAAACAATCTTTCCTGAACTAACCGATCGCGAGCGTGAGATCCTGGATCTGCTGGCGCGCGGGCAGAGTACGATCGATCTCGGCAATCGGCTAGGCCTCAGCAGCAAAACAATCAGCAACTATATCTCAAATATTCTGACTAAATTGCATGTCGCCGATCGCGCGGAGGCGATCGTGCGCGCACGCGACGCAGGTTTGGGCGAAGGATAG
- a CDS encoding histidine kinase — protein sequence MQIVTDTRRPRSVAEPAARLNARLARVLQLGWLLLQIGTLALVVTATPLLHAHLQTITPNQLGEISLAQLNAASGAALVRLGVPLNAYATAAVAVEWVFLLLWLALGTLIISKRSRDPVGVALAFMAAPFGSSIFARVLRDNHPNLWPLFLANDVGLAVAPVLFFSLFPDGRWVPHWTRWLAVVLIGSVVASIALGAVLGDLSFADLSLPVGLVVWPIILGAQVYRYRRYASLAQRQQTKWLLVGVALFVLNGVVAVVFLLSGLAADYQWLNYVLCYGAGFAMILAFGFAVLRYQLFDVDLVINRALVYSGLTLCLVGLYALIVGGFGALFQARGDTVIAFVAAATIAVVFHPLRQRLQRAMNRMLYGERSDPYRVIARLGQRLEATFAPSEVLITLVQTVSESLNLPYVALTLGQDEAGPVAAATGTQGPDGTHFPLTYQGVLVGHLLVSPRRGESQLAPGDRHLLTDLAQQAGLAVHGVQVMEDLRRAMAELKGAREQLVLAREEERRRLRRDLHDDLAPTLAGLAITAGTIQTLIPTNPAKAADLVREQQSAIREAVSNIRRLVYDLRPPTLDELGLLAAVHERAAQYSTPELAIRVEAPAALPALPAAVEVAVYRIVQEALMNVLKHAQARNCSVRLTLADTLVVEIMDDGKGVANDHSAGVGLRSMRERAAELGGMCTIERLATHGTRLIVNLPLDAGSL from the coding sequence ATGCAGATCGTAACTGACACACGGCGGCCAAGAAGCGTTGCTGAGCCAGCCGCTCGGCTCAACGCACGACTGGCGCGCGTGTTGCAGTTGGGCTGGCTGCTGCTCCAGATCGGCACGCTGGCCCTGGTGGTTACAGCAACACCACTTCTTCACGCGCACCTGCAAACGATCACGCCAAATCAGCTGGGTGAGATTTCGCTGGCGCAGCTGAACGCCGCTAGTGGTGCAGCGCTGGTACGGCTTGGGGTGCCATTGAACGCCTACGCGACCGCGGCGGTCGCCGTCGAGTGGGTGTTTCTGCTGCTGTGGCTGGCGCTCGGCACGCTGATTATCAGCAAGCGCTCGCGCGATCCGGTTGGTGTGGCGCTCGCCTTCATGGCCGCGCCATTTGGCAGCAGCATCTTTGCACGCGTGCTGCGTGACAACCACCCCAATCTTTGGCCGCTGTTCCTCGCCAACGATGTTGGTTTGGCCGTCGCACCCGTGCTGTTTTTCAGCCTATTTCCCGATGGGCGCTGGGTGCCACATTGGACGCGCTGGCTGGCCGTTGTGCTGATTGGCAGTGTTGTGGCCTCCATTGCCCTCGGTGCCGTGTTAGGCGATCTATCATTCGCCGATCTCAGCCTTCCGGTGGGCCTGGTCGTGTGGCCGATCATTCTGGGCGCGCAGGTTTACCGCTACCGCCGCTACGCTAGCCTCGCGCAGCGCCAACAGACCAAATGGCTGCTCGTCGGCGTGGCGCTGTTTGTGCTCAATGGCGTCGTTGCGGTCGTCTTCCTACTGTCCGGGCTAGCCGCCGACTATCAATGGCTCAACTATGTTCTGTGCTACGGCGCCGGTTTCGCGATGATCCTGGCGTTTGGCTTTGCTGTCCTGCGCTACCAGCTATTCGATGTCGATCTGGTGATCAATCGAGCGCTGGTCTATAGCGGCTTGACGCTCTGCCTCGTCGGGCTGTACGCGCTGATTGTCGGCGGGTTTGGCGCGCTTTTCCAGGCGCGCGGCGATACGGTGATCGCGTTCGTTGCCGCAGCCACCATCGCCGTGGTGTTCCACCCACTGCGCCAGCGCCTTCAGCGCGCAATGAATCGCATGCTGTACGGCGAACGGAGCGATCCGTACCGCGTGATCGCGCGCCTGGGACAGCGGCTTGAAGCGACCTTCGCGCCATCCGAGGTGCTCATAACGCTTGTGCAGACGGTGAGCGAGTCGCTGAACCTGCCGTATGTAGCGCTGACACTCGGACAAGACGAAGCCGGGCCAGTTGCCGCTGCGACTGGTACCCAAGGGCCGGATGGCACCCACTTCCCGCTCACCTACCAGGGTGTCCTGGTCGGCCATCTGCTAGTCAGCCCACGGCGCGGTGAATCCCAGCTTGCGCCAGGTGATCGACACTTGCTGACCGACCTGGCACAGCAGGCGGGTCTGGCAGTCCACGGAGTGCAAGTGATGGAAGATCTTCGGCGGGCCATGGCCGAGTTGAAGGGCGCTCGAGAGCAGCTAGTGCTGGCCCGCGAAGAAGAACGCCGCCGCTTGCGCCGCGACCTCCACGACGACCTTGCGCCAACGCTGGCAGGGCTGGCGATCACGGCCGGCACCATCCAGACTCTGATTCCTACCAACCCCGCCAAGGCAGCCGATCTTGTGCGTGAGCAGCAGAGCGCTATCCGCGAAGCGGTGAGCAATATCCGTCGGCTGGTCTACGATCTGCGCCCACCGACGCTCGATGAGCTTGGCTTGTTAGCGGCGGTACATGAGCGGGCTGCACAATACAGCACGCCTGAGCTGGCTATTCGCGTCGAGGCGCCCGCTGCCCTGCCAGCGCTGCCGGCCGCCGTCGAAGTGGCCGTCTATCGGATTGTGCAGGAGGCGCTGATGAACGTCCTCAAGCATGCCCAGGCGCGCAATTGCAGCGTTCGGCTCACGCTTGCCGATACCTTAGTCGTCGAGATAATGGACGATGGCAAGGGCGTAGCCAACGACCATTCCGCAGGGGTTGGATTACGATCCATGCGCGAGCGGGCAGCCGAACTCGGTGGTATGTGTACCATTGAACGATTAGCAACGCACGGCACACGCCTGATCGTGAATCTGCCGTTGGATGCAGGCAGCCTATGA
- a CDS encoding CDP-alcohol phosphatidyltransferase family protein, which produces MPTEPTDTPRLREILYPANLLTLARVLMLPAAIHYLRRPDGRWRALGVFGMAMATDVLDGPVARMRHEVSPLGKVIDPIADKLMIDVTAVALSQTRGFPWWATALLLGRDAAIVLGSALLYRRHATIDMAHPSGKVTTATIAAAMLLYLADGPRSGRPALLAALLPFGASLLVYGRRFWATVVRHWRSG; this is translated from the coding sequence ATGCCCACAGAGCCCACCGACACCCCACGGCTGCGCGAGATCCTCTACCCCGCAAACCTGCTCACGCTGGCGCGCGTGCTGATGCTGCCTGCGGCGATCCACTATTTGCGCCGGCCCGACGGCCGCTGGCGTGCGTTGGGCGTGTTCGGCATGGCCATGGCCACCGATGTGCTCGACGGACCGGTAGCGCGCATGCGTCACGAGGTCTCGCCGCTGGGCAAGGTGATCGACCCAATCGCCGACAAGCTGATGATCGACGTGACGGCGGTGGCGCTCTCGCAGACGCGCGGCTTCCCGTGGTGGGCCACCGCGCTGCTGCTGGGCCGCGACGCCGCGATTGTGCTGGGCAGCGCGCTGCTCTATCGCCGCCACGCCACGATCGATATGGCCCACCCGAGCGGCAAGGTAACCACCGCCACCATCGCCGCCGCCATGCTGCTCTACCTGGCCGATGGCCCGCGCAGCGGCCGGCCGGCGCTGCTGGCCGCGCTGCTGCCGTTTGGCGCGTCGCTGCTGGTGTATGGCAGGCGGTTCTGGGCGACGGTGGTGCGGCATTGGAGGAGTGGGTAA
- a CDS encoding 4Fe-4S dicluster domain-containing protein, producing MTEAVRQIYWNVGEGFAPLALYLSALIALAVMTWGMLRDINRWRRGKPDARISEIPARIYESLVQVFGQKRVLKDRRPGSMHALIFFGFLALFIGTDIIAVEEDFSIPLMGPQAGQILAGTFYQWYELILDIMGLVFLAGLVWAAWRRYRTKPDRLNNRSTDLWVLASLLYITVTGFLLEGLRLANQTIGDIPVYQQAWAANSFFGYSLATIFRGIGLGGGSGVALGLHGLFWYTHMLTTFAFIVSIPLSKFKHIIYTPLNTFFRDTAPKGALMPIPNLDAEIEKDEPQLGVMTLADFTWKQRLDFDACMQCGRCQSKCPSYASGSELSPKFLITKMADLMRGEPILLRDGSIRTIAELTNGHKAEGGATLTAETIPLYEHGLFTENELWSCTTCRACMEECPAMIEHVDQIVDFRRNLAMIQSEVPGGVKRVLEGIERQGNPWRLPARDRMAWAEGLDLPTMAEKEHVDVLYWVGCAPSYDDRSKKVARTMVELFRRAGVDFAVLAEEETCTGDPARRMGEEMLYSQMAQTNVGTLGQYTFKRLVTTCAHCFNTIKNEYPQFGGKAGIDYQVIHHTEFLAQLVAEGKLTPTEKVDQRVAYHDPCYIGRYNDVYDPPRSVLQAIPGLELVEAPEWNRERAMCCGGGGGNVWLEGWGKKGVNVIRLEQIQQAQPTTVAMACPFCMVMFEDAAKNTGVDETLARKDVAEILLESLPKV from the coding sequence ATGACGGAAGCCGTACGCCAAATTTACTGGAACGTCGGCGAAGGGTTTGCGCCACTGGCGCTGTACCTCAGCGCGCTGATCGCACTGGCAGTAATGACCTGGGGGATGCTGCGCGACATCAACCGCTGGCGCAGGGGCAAGCCCGACGCGCGTATCTCCGAGATCCCCGCGCGCATCTACGAGTCGCTGGTGCAGGTATTCGGCCAGAAGCGTGTGCTGAAGGATCGTCGGCCCGGCTCGATGCACGCACTGATCTTCTTTGGCTTCCTGGCGCTGTTCATCGGCACCGATATTATCGCCGTCGAGGAAGATTTCAGCATCCCGCTGATGGGGCCGCAGGCCGGCCAGATCCTGGCCGGCACGTTCTACCAGTGGTACGAGCTGATCCTCGACATCATGGGCCTGGTGTTCCTGGCCGGCCTGGTGTGGGCGGCATGGCGGCGCTACCGCACCAAGCCCGATCGGCTGAACAACCGCAGCACCGACCTGTGGGTGCTGGCGTCGCTGCTCTACATCACCGTCACCGGCTTCCTGCTCGAGGGCCTGCGCCTGGCCAACCAGACGATCGGCGACATCCCGGTGTACCAGCAGGCCTGGGCGGCCAACTCATTTTTCGGCTACAGCCTGGCCACGATCTTCCGCGGCATCGGGCTGGGCGGCGGCAGCGGCGTGGCGCTGGGCCTGCACGGCCTGTTCTGGTACACGCACATGCTCACAACCTTCGCGTTCATCGTGAGCATCCCGCTCTCGAAGTTCAAGCATATCATCTACACACCGCTGAACACCTTCTTCCGCGATACCGCGCCCAAAGGCGCGCTGATGCCCATCCCGAACCTCGATGCCGAGATCGAGAAGGACGAGCCGCAGCTGGGTGTGATGACGCTGGCCGACTTCACCTGGAAGCAGCGGCTCGACTTCGACGCCTGCATGCAGTGCGGCCGCTGCCAGAGCAAGTGCCCATCCTACGCCTCGGGTTCCGAGCTATCGCCCAAGTTCCTGATCACCAAGATGGCCGACCTGATGCGCGGCGAGCCGATCCTGCTGCGCGACGGCAGCATCCGAACGATCGCCGAGCTGACCAACGGGCATAAAGCCGAGGGCGGCGCGACCCTGACGGCCGAGACCATCCCGCTCTACGAGCACGGCCTGTTCACCGAGAACGAGCTGTGGAGCTGCACCACCTGCCGTGCCTGCATGGAAGAATGCCCGGCCATGATCGAGCATGTCGACCAGATCGTCGACTTCCGGCGCAACCTGGCCATGATCCAGAGCGAGGTGCCCGGCGGCGTCAAGCGCGTGCTCGAGGGTATCGAGCGCCAGGGCAACCCGTGGCGCCTGCCCGCGCGCGACCGCATGGCCTGGGCCGAGGGGCTCGATCTGCCGACTATGGCCGAGAAGGAGCATGTCGATGTGCTCTACTGGGTTGGCTGTGCGCCTAGCTACGACGACCGCTCGAAGAAAGTTGCCCGCACCATGGTCGAGCTGTTCCGCCGCGCCGGGGTCGACTTCGCAGTGCTGGCCGAGGAAGAGACCTGCACCGGCGACCCGGCCCGGCGCATGGGTGAAGAGATGCTCTACTCGCAGATGGCCCAGACGAACGTTGGCACGCTTGGGCAGTACACCTTCAAGCGGCTGGTGACCACCTGCGCGCACTGCTTCAACACGATCAAGAACGAGTACCCACAGTTCGGCGGCAAAGCCGGCATCGACTACCAGGTGATCCACCACACCGAGTTCCTGGCGCAGCTGGTGGCCGAGGGCAAGCTCACGCCCACCGAGAAGGTCGACCAGCGCGTCGCCTACCATGATCCCTGCTACATCGGCCGCTACAACGATGTCTACGACCCGCCGCGCAGCGTGCTGCAGGCCATCCCTGGCCTTGAGCTGGTCGAGGCGCCCGAGTGGAACCGCGAGCGCGCGATGTGCTGCGGCGGCGGCGGCGGCAATGTCTGGCTCGAGGGCTGGGGCAAGAAGGGCGTGAATGTCATCCGGCTCGAGCAGATCCAGCAGGCCCAGCCAACCACCGTGGCGATGGCCTGCCCGTTCTGCATGGTGATGTTCGAAGATGCCGCCAAGAACACCGGCGTCGATGAGACACTCGCACGCAAGGATGTGGCCGAGATCTTGCTCGAGTCGCTGCCGAAGGTGTGA